A region from the Methanofollis liminatans DSM 4140 genome encodes:
- the corA gene encoding magnesium/cobalt transporter CorA produces MTGAVVRRSQKAGLPPGSLVYVGDEAAGKTTIEVIEYTPERIDETSVQDAGDLAAYHGRDAVVWINITGLHEVGVIEKTGEIFGLHPLILEDILNTEQRPKMEDYDETIYVVMKMIGSLEDGRVADEQISLVIGDRYVISFQERPGDVFDPVRGRIRLPKWRARRLGADYLAYALIDALVDGYFHVIERFGERIEAVDDQIIADPDPETLRSIRELRRELIFLRKSVWPMREVIAGLERTDSTLVTQQTRLYLRDVYDHTVQVIDTLETYRDMAAGMLDIYLSSASNRMNEVMKVLTIIATIFIPLSFIAGVFGMNFRNMPELEWGYGYPTSLALMAGVALVLLIYFRRKRWI; encoded by the coding sequence ATGACCGGCGCCGTGGTGAGGCGTTCCCAGAAAGCAGGCCTCCCTCCGGGCTCGCTCGTCTACGTCGGCGACGAGGCGGCCGGAAAGACGACGATCGAGGTGATCGAGTACACCCCTGAGCGGATCGACGAAACATCGGTCCAGGATGCCGGGGACCTCGCCGCATACCACGGCCGCGACGCCGTCGTCTGGATCAACATCACCGGCCTCCATGAGGTCGGTGTCATCGAGAAAACCGGCGAGATCTTCGGGCTCCACCCCCTCATCCTGGAGGACATCTTAAACACCGAGCAGCGGCCGAAGATGGAGGACTACGACGAGACGATCTACGTCGTCATGAAGATGATCGGCTCCCTCGAAGACGGGAGGGTGGCGGACGAGCAGATCAGCCTCGTCATAGGCGACCGATACGTGATCTCGTTCCAGGAGCGGCCCGGCGACGTTTTCGATCCGGTGCGGGGCCGGATCAGGCTGCCGAAATGGCGGGCGCGGCGTCTCGGCGCCGACTACCTCGCCTACGCCCTCATCGACGCCCTCGTCGACGGATACTTCCATGTGATCGAGCGGTTCGGCGAGCGGATCGAGGCGGTAGACGACCAGATCATCGCCGATCCCGACCCTGAGACCCTCCGCTCCATCAGGGAACTGAGAAGAGAACTGATCTTTCTCAGAAAAAGTGTCTGGCCGATGCGCGAGGTCATCGCCGGGCTCGAACGAACGGATTCGACCCTGGTCACGCAGCAGACCCGCCTCTACCTCAGGGACGTCTACGACCACACGGTACAGGTGATCGACACCCTCGAAACCTACCGGGACATGGCGGCCGGCATGCTCGACATCTACCTCTCCAGCGCGAGCAACCGGATGAACGAGGTGATGAAGGTGCTCACGATCATCGCCACCATCTTCATCCCGCTCAGTTTCATCGCCGGTGTCTTCGGCATGAACTTCAGGAATATGCCCGAACTGGAATGGGGCTACGGCTATCCGACCTCCCTTGCCCTGATGGCCGGGGTCGCCCTTGTGCTGCTTATCTATTTCAGGCGAAAACGATGGATATGA
- a CDS encoding phosphate ABC transporter substrate-binding protein: MALLVLATLFTGCVGNGGETTPSTTAAPTVQSISVTGSTTVLPIAQKAAESYMDANAYADIQVSGGGSGAGVQAVGEGTADIGMASRDLKAAEKEKYPDLVQYVVARDGIAVIVNPAVAVNSLTTEQIKAIYTGETKNWKELGGSDMTIVVIGRDSSSGTREFFSEKVMEKADYVSTQLEKNSNGAVKQTVAQTPGAIGYVGLGYLDATVKALKIDADGTLVEPSIETVTSGDYPIARTLNMFTKGEASGLSKDYLDYILSPAGQKIVEEEGFVSA; this comes from the coding sequence ATGGCGCTCCTCGTCCTTGCCACCCTCTTCACCGGGTGTGTCGGCAACGGCGGTGAAACGACTCCGTCCACCACGGCCGCCCCGACCGTGCAGAGCATCTCGGTCACCGGTTCGACGACGGTCCTCCCGATCGCCCAGAAGGCGGCGGAATCCTACATGGACGCCAACGCCTATGCCGACATCCAGGTCAGCGGCGGTGGCTCCGGCGCCGGCGTCCAGGCCGTCGGTGAGGGAACCGCCGACATCGGCATGGCCTCCCGCGACCTCAAGGCCGCCGAAAAGGAGAAGTACCCCGACCTTGTCCAGTACGTCGTCGCCCGTGACGGCATCGCCGTCATCGTCAACCCGGCCGTCGCCGTGAACTCCCTCACCACCGAGCAGATCAAGGCGATCTACACCGGCGAGACCAAGAACTGGAAAGAACTCGGCGGTTCAGACATGACAATCGTCGTCATCGGCCGCGACAGTTCCTCGGGCACCCGCGAATTCTTCTCTGAGAAGGTCATGGAAAAGGCCGACTATGTCAGCACCCAGCTCGAGAAGAACTCCAACGGTGCGGTGAAACAGACCGTCGCCCAGACGCCTGGCGCCATCGGCTACGTAGGCCTCGGCTACCTCGACGCCACGGTGAAGGCCCTGAAGATCGATGCGGACGGCACACTGGTCGAACCGTCGATCGAGACCGTCACCAGCGGCGACTACCCGATCGCCCGCACCCTCAACATGTTCACAAAGGGCGAGGCCTCCGGTCTCTCGAAGGACTACCTCGACTACATCCTGAGCCCTGCCGGCCAGAAGATCGTCGAAGAGGAAGGCTTTGTCTCAGCCTGA
- the pstB gene encoding phosphate ABC transporter ATP-binding protein PstB: MTTEAAIISTKGLNLYYGDNHALQEIDISFARNRVTALIGPSGCGKSTLIRCLNRMNDLVDNVRVEGEILFDGEDIVSPRTDVVEIRKRIGMVFQKPNPFPKSIYENVAYGPRVHGIRDKKTLDQIIEKSLKDAALWDEVKDRLHASALGLSGGQQQRLCIARTLAVEPEVILMDEPCSALDPIATAKIEDLLEELKKRYTVIMVTHNMQQAARSSDYTGFMYLGKLIEFGETDQIFEAPREQLTENYVTGRFG; this comes from the coding sequence ATGACGACAGAAGCAGCCATTATCAGCACAAAAGGCCTCAACCTCTATTACGGGGATAACCACGCCCTGCAGGAGATCGACATCTCCTTCGCGCGCAACCGGGTGACCGCCCTGATCGGGCCGTCCGGGTGCGGAAAGTCCACCCTGATCCGGTGCCTGAACCGGATGAACGACCTCGTCGACAACGTGCGGGTCGAGGGGGAGATCCTCTTCGACGGGGAGGACATCGTTTCTCCCAGAACCGACGTCGTCGAGATCAGGAAACGCATTGGCATGGTCTTCCAGAAACCCAACCCCTTCCCGAAGTCCATCTACGAAAACGTCGCCTACGGCCCGCGGGTCCACGGCATCAGGGACAAAAAAACCCTCGATCAGATCATTGAAAAAAGCCTGAAAGACGCCGCCCTCTGGGACGAGGTGAAGGACCGCCTCCACGCCTCGGCGCTCGGCCTCTCGGGCGGGCAGCAGCAGCGGCTCTGCATCGCCCGGACGCTCGCCGTCGAGCCCGAGGTGATCCTGATGGACGAACCCTGCTCGGCTCTGGACCCGATCGCCACCGCAAAGATCGAGGACCTCCTCGAAGAACTGAAGAAACGCTATACCGTGATCATGGTGACGCACAATATGCAGCAGGCGGCCCGGTCGAGCGATTACACCGGCTTTATGTACCTGGGAAAACTGATCGAGTTCGGCGAAACCGACCAGATCTTCGAGGCGCCCCGCGAACAGTTGACCGAGAACTATGTGACCGGGCGGTTCGGCTGA
- the phoU gene encoding phosphate signaling complex protein PhoU, translated as MSEKFHEELKGLQREFCDYGAFSAQMLKDAFEALKTGNLDLAADVNARKKYLSERSDHFDERLLTLIARYQPMAQDLRTIICTLKMNTAFYRIGRYGKDVAILVPDFAASGHLGRMLNLPHMAEIVFSMIDDTLEAYESGNTSLLLDFSERDDRVDDLRYSVFREGITYMMEDPRNIGRCMDYVMIARYLERCGDHCCAMAEKIHYMATGERVDIS; from the coding sequence ATGAGCGAGAAATTTCACGAAGAACTGAAAGGTCTGCAGCGCGAGTTCTGCGATTACGGCGCTTTCTCGGCCCAGATGCTGAAAGACGCCTTTGAAGCCCTGAAGACGGGCAATCTCGACCTCGCGGCAGACGTCAACGCAAGAAAAAAATACCTCTCCGAACGGTCGGATCATTTCGACGAACGATTACTTACGCTCATCGCCCGCTACCAGCCGATGGCGCAGGACCTGCGGACGATCATCTGCACTCTCAAAATGAACACGGCGTTTTACCGGATAGGAAGATACGGGAAAGATGTCGCCATCCTCGTCCCTGACTTCGCCGCCTCAGGCCACCTCGGCCGGATGCTCAACCTCCCCCACATGGCGGAGATTGTCTTCTCGATGATCGACGACACCCTGGAGGCCTACGAGTCGGGAAACACCTCCTTGCTCCTGGATTTCTCCGAGAGGGACGACCGAGTCGACGATCTCCGCTACTCGGTCTTCAGGGAGGGGATCACCTACATGATGGAGGACCCGCGCAATATCGGCCGGTGCATGGACTACGTGATGATCGCCCGGTATCTCGAACGCTGCGGCGACCACTGCTGCGCCATGGCAGAGAAGATCCATTACATGGCCACCGGCGAGCGGGTGGATATCAGCTGA
- a CDS encoding thioredoxin family protein, with amino-acid sequence MRYSVSSPMNMTENDSVVEVSDTTWERAIERGTLPAVVMFYSETCPFCKQIEPFFRQFAREFGEKLLFARLNVSENPWTLERYAVRQTPTFKFFCTGKPVQEIIGAAFPALLKRNIEEFLKHGEGCARSSTEIDYEITGYG; translated from the coding sequence ATCAGATACTCCGTATCTTCCCCGATGAATATGACTGAAAATGACAGCGTGGTGGAGGTCTCTGACACCACATGGGAGCGTGCGATAGAACGGGGGACGCTCCCCGCGGTGGTGATGTTTTACAGCGAAACGTGCCCGTTTTGCAAGCAGATAGAGCCGTTTTTCAGGCAGTTCGCCAGGGAGTTCGGGGAGAAACTCCTCTTCGCCAGGCTGAATGTCTCTGAAAACCCCTGGACCCTCGAACGCTATGCGGTGCGCCAGACGCCCACCTTTAAGTTCTTCTGCACGGGAAAACCGGTCCAGGAAATCATCGGAGCGGCATTTCCTGCACTTCTCAAGAGAAATATCGAGGAGTTTCTCAAGCACGGGGAAGGGTGCGCCCGGAGCAGCACCGAGATCGATTACGAGATCACCGGGTATGGATAG
- a CDS encoding acetate--CoA ligase family protein: MARRLSEAEGYALLAKYGIRVPKHEVAASRADAGAIAERIGYPVVLKVVSPDIVHKSDVGGVITGIQGRQEAENTYDAILTSVAAADPGAGVDGVIVEEELPQGLEFIVGGTTDPAFGKVIAVGAGGVLVELLEDTAFGLAPVSKERAREMVRGLKAHRLVRGYRGAPPLDGEALVEAVLAASHLFMEEKIEEFDINPLILYEQGACAVDARFIAGGTPEAQREERTPFVLPSPSGIAVVGASSDPAKIGYAILRNLLHFRGRVFPVNPKYARVLGVPAYPSVREIPGEVDMAVIAVPAPLVAGIVEECGERGIGLAVIVSAGFRETGDEGRRREEEVIRAARAHGVRVLGPNCLGIMLPHLGINATFDPISPKPGHIGFLSQSGAVITTVADWSVQAGVGFSAVVSVGNQADLGFPDLLQAIAGDQKTRAVILYVEEIRDGRRFYEAAKAVTARLPVIAVKSGASEKGKAAASSHTGSLAGSHAVYAAAFREAGVILAGSLEEAFQVGELLASEGYPGGNRCVVISGAGGFAVLASDYAEKYGVSLPTLPEEICRELDAFLPPLWNRANPMDIIGDGGAGRYAKVFDVLIEHQEAWDIVVVVTVPSAVLNPVEIAYEIIRFSKKTGKMVVASLLGGESMGAAVRILKDNCLPNFPEIEDAFRAIGSALSLPARERGARPACERRGGER, translated from the coding sequence ATGGCCCGGCGGCTGAGTGAAGCAGAAGGGTATGCGCTTCTGGCGAAATACGGCATTCGAGTGCCGAAGCACGAGGTTGCGGCGAGCCGGGCGGATGCCGGGGCGATCGCGGAGAGGATCGGCTACCCGGTCGTGCTCAAGGTCGTTTCCCCGGATATCGTCCACAAATCCGATGTTGGCGGGGTTATAACCGGGATACAGGGTCGGCAAGAGGCCGAAAATACTTACGACGCCATCCTCACCTCGGTCGCCGCAGCAGATCCGGGCGCCGGTGTCGACGGCGTGATCGTCGAGGAAGAACTCCCGCAGGGCCTCGAGTTCATCGTCGGCGGGACGACCGACCCGGCCTTCGGGAAGGTGATCGCCGTCGGCGCCGGCGGGGTGCTCGTCGAACTCCTGGAGGACACCGCTTTCGGCCTCGCCCCGGTCTCCAAAGAGCGGGCGCGGGAGATGGTCCGTGGCCTGAAGGCCCACCGCCTCGTCCGCGGCTACCGCGGGGCGCCCCCCCTTGACGGGGAGGCCCTGGTGGAGGCGGTGCTGGCGGCATCCCACCTCTTTATGGAGGAGAAGATAGAGGAGTTCGATATCAACCCCCTGATCCTCTACGAGCAAGGGGCCTGCGCCGTCGATGCCAGGTTCATCGCCGGGGGAACGCCCGAGGCCCAGCGGGAGGAGCGGACCCCCTTCGTCCTCCCGTCGCCCAGCGGCATCGCCGTCGTCGGGGCGTCCTCCGACCCGGCAAAGATTGGCTACGCGATCCTGCGAAACCTCCTCCACTTCAGGGGCCGGGTCTTCCCGGTCAACCCGAAGTACGCGAGGGTCCTCGGCGTGCCTGCCTATCCCTCGGTCAGGGAGATCCCGGGCGAGGTGGATATGGCCGTGATCGCCGTCCCGGCTCCGCTTGTCGCCGGGATCGTCGAGGAGTGCGGGGAGCGGGGGATCGGTCTCGCCGTCATCGTCTCGGCGGGCTTCAGGGAGACGGGCGACGAGGGGCGGAGGCGCGAGGAGGAGGTGATCAGGGCCGCACGGGCGCACGGCGTCCGGGTGCTCGGCCCCAACTGCCTCGGCATCATGCTCCCGCACCTCGGCATCAACGCCACCTTCGATCCGATCTCGCCGAAGCCCGGACATATCGGCTTCCTCTCCCAGAGCGGGGCGGTGATCACGACGGTGGCCGACTGGAGCGTGCAGGCCGGCGTGGGGTTCTCGGCGGTCGTCAGCGTCGGGAACCAGGCAGACCTCGGTTTCCCCGACCTCCTCCAGGCGATCGCCGGCGATCAAAAGACGCGGGCGGTGATCCTGTACGTCGAGGAGATCAGGGACGGCAGGCGGTTTTATGAGGCGGCAAAGGCGGTGACCGCACGCCTCCCGGTGATCGCCGTCAAGTCAGGGGCGTCGGAGAAGGGGAAGGCGGCAGCATCATCCCACACCGGATCCCTCGCGGGCTCGCATGCAGTCTATGCGGCGGCGTTTCGCGAGGCCGGCGTGATCCTTGCAGGATCGCTTGAAGAGGCCTTCCAGGTCGGCGAACTCCTCGCCTCCGAGGGGTATCCGGGCGGGAACCGGTGCGTCGTTATCTCCGGTGCAGGGGGATTTGCCGTGCTCGCATCCGACTACGCGGAAAAATACGGCGTCTCGCTCCCCACGCTCCCCGAGGAGATCTGCCGCGAACTCGACGCTTTTCTGCCCCCGCTCTGGAACCGCGCAAACCCGATGGACATCATCGGCGACGGCGGGGCCGGGCGCTACGCGAAGGTCTTCGACGTCCTGATCGAGCACCAGGAGGCATGGGACATCGTCGTCGTCGTCACCGTCCCCTCGGCCGTCCTCAATCCCGTGGAGATCGCCTACGAGATCATCAGGTTCTCGAAGAAGACCGGGAAGATGGTGGTCGCCTCCCTCCTGGGCGGGGAGAGCATGGGGGCGGCGGTGCGGATCCTCAAAGACAACTGCCTTCCCAACTTCCCCGAGATCGAGGACGCCTTCAGGGCGATCGGGAGCGCCCTGAGCCTGCCGGCGCGGGAGCGAGGGGCGAGGCCGGCCTGCGAGAGAAGAGGTGGGGAGCGATGA
- the pstC gene encoding phosphate ABC transporter permease subunit PstC, translated as MHGWKEKFIRSLWFATASFAVLSVFFIIFFLVRDSIPLFQTVGVLDLITGSTWNPTGATPSYGVFSLIVGTILVTLGAMAIAVPLGLASAVYLSELAPSKVKAVAKPAIELLAGIPSVVYGFFGLIILTDWLRLTFDVPSGESWLAGSILLGIMALPTIISVSEDALNMVPRMFKEGSLALGATHWQTISRVLVPSAISGITAAVILGMGRAIGETMAVIMVCGNAAVIPEPITNVLSPVRTLTGTLGIEMGEVAVGSMHYSALFAVAVVLLAITLIVNLSAVAILKHIRSKHGAEASGRTLFSPESERLKLVFRAVLVLLAVLIVMYLFAPLTAIALLASLAFLLFVKDRISPKVSQKIAFSLIWGAIAAVLCVLGIILLYIIVNGLPALTWEFLTQPPRDLGRAGGIFPAIVGTLYLVAGAIAFALPIGIGAAIYLSEYTRGGNRITDIIRTGIDLLNGMPSIVFGLFGFAFLVIFLNFGVSLLAGMITLGLMILPTIIRTTEESLKSVPASLREGSLALGATKWQTISRVVLPPAVPGILTGTILSIGRAAGETAPILFTAAVFSKRFLPTSAFEPVMALPYHLFVLATNVPGATKNQYGTALVLLILVVAIYAVAIGIRSRYQKNVRW; from the coding sequence ATGCATGGCTGGAAGGAGAAGTTCATCCGGAGCCTCTGGTTCGCGACCGCGTCGTTTGCCGTCCTCAGCGTATTTTTCATCATATTCTTCCTGGTAAGGGACTCCATCCCGCTCTTCCAGACCGTCGGCGTCCTGGACCTGATCACCGGGAGCACCTGGAACCCGACCGGGGCAACACCGTCGTACGGCGTCTTCTCTCTCATCGTGGGCACCATCCTCGTCACCCTGGGGGCGATGGCGATCGCCGTCCCGCTCGGGCTTGCGAGTGCCGTCTATCTTTCAGAGCTTGCACCCTCAAAAGTAAAGGCCGTGGCAAAACCGGCGATCGAACTTCTTGCCGGCATCCCTTCAGTGGTGTACGGCTTTTTCGGCCTGATCATCCTGACAGACTGGCTCCGCCTCACCTTTGACGTTCCTTCCGGGGAGAGCTGGCTTGCTGGCTCCATCCTGCTCGGGATCATGGCCCTCCCGACGATCATCTCGGTCTCTGAGGACGCCCTGAACATGGTCCCCCGGATGTTCAAGGAGGGTTCGCTCGCCCTCGGCGCCACCCACTGGCAGACGATCAGCCGCGTCCTTGTCCCCTCGGCGATCTCAGGGATCACGGCGGCGGTGATCCTGGGCATGGGCCGGGCGATCGGCGAGACGATGGCCGTGATCATGGTCTGCGGCAACGCCGCCGTCATTCCCGAACCGATCACCAACGTCCTCTCGCCGGTCAGGACCCTCACCGGCACCCTGGGCATCGAGATGGGCGAGGTCGCCGTCGGAAGCATGCATTACAGCGCCCTCTTCGCCGTCGCCGTCGTGCTGCTCGCCATCACCCTGATCGTGAACCTCTCGGCCGTTGCTATCCTCAAACACATCAGGTCGAAGCACGGGGCTGAAGCTTCCGGACGCACCCTGTTCTCGCCGGAGAGCGAGCGCCTCAAACTCGTGTTCAGGGCCGTTCTGGTCCTCCTGGCTGTTCTGATCGTCATGTACCTCTTTGCGCCTCTCACGGCCATCGCCTTGCTCGCCTCCCTGGCGTTCCTCCTCTTTGTAAAAGACCGGATATCCCCGAAGGTCTCGCAGAAGATCGCCTTTAGCCTGATATGGGGGGCGATCGCCGCCGTCCTCTGCGTCCTCGGGATCATCCTGCTCTACATCATCGTCAACGGCCTCCCGGCGCTGACCTGGGAGTTCCTCACCCAGCCGCCCCGCGACCTCGGCCGGGCCGGCGGGATCTTCCCGGCCATCGTCGGCACCCTCTACCTCGTCGCCGGGGCGATCGCCTTCGCCCTTCCCATCGGGATCGGGGCGGCGATCTACCTCTCCGAATACACGCGGGGAGGCAACCGGATCACCGACATCATCAGGACCGGGATCGATCTCCTCAACGGCATGCCCTCGATCGTATTCGGCCTCTTCGGCTTTGCTTTCCTGGTGATCTTCCTCAACTTCGGCGTCTCCCTCCTTGCCGGCATGATCACCCTCGGGCTCATGATCCTCCCGACGATCATCAGGACGACCGAGGAGTCGCTGAAGAGCGTCCCGGCCTCGCTCCGGGAGGGGAGCCTCGCCCTCGGGGCGACAAAATGGCAGACGATCAGCCGGGTCGTCCTCCCGCCGGCCGTGCCGGGCATCCTCACCGGAACGATCCTCTCCATCGGCCGGGCCGCAGGCGAGACGGCGCCGATTCTCTTTACCGCTGCGGTATTTTCCAAACGTTTCCTCCCGACGTCGGCCTTTGAGCCGGTGATGGCACTCCCCTATCACCTGTTTGTCCTGGCGACAAACGTCCCGGGAGCGACGAAAAACCAGTACGGCACTGCCCTTGTGCTCCTTATCCTGGTGGTTGCGATCTACGCCGTCGCCATCGGTATCAGGAGCCGCTACCAGAAGAACGTCAGGTGGTGA
- a CDS encoding TIGR00341 family protein, producing MKKILINARKEDYENLLPLFEGVYHVIVHADGVYQVKVFVPDSDLDAFIERIKPAIDMRYRENLIEVLSPDFVISPYLKRAEEKTKTPEKTPIEELLDTTKPYQKFDAGKVVLTSIAGIIALTGLFLNNVAIIIGAMLLSPILGPIYGFAINMAIGKARDGMRSIGVLAGLLACVFALSALTTFALNLVTPLAITSEILSRTEVSPIYIFMAVLLGFASVLALARGMSDLIAGVAIAAALLPPTAVMGIALAMMHPYLLPSTVLVLENVIGMMAGALIATLTLRIGPREYYEQVAARRFITRTVLLIVVLAAILLALSMVLTPLV from the coding sequence ATGAAGAAAATACTGATCAATGCGCGAAAGGAGGACTACGAAAATCTTCTCCCTCTCTTCGAAGGGGTCTACCATGTGATCGTCCACGCGGACGGGGTCTACCAGGTCAAGGTCTTCGTGCCAGACAGCGACCTCGACGCCTTCATCGAACGGATAAAACCTGCAATCGACATGCGCTACCGGGAGAACCTCATCGAGGTGCTCTCCCCGGACTTTGTCATCTCGCCGTACCTGAAGAGGGCCGAGGAGAAGACAAAAACTCCTGAAAAGACGCCCATCGAAGAACTGCTCGACACCACAAAACCCTACCAGAAGTTCGATGCCGGTAAAGTCGTTCTCACCTCGATCGCGGGCATCATCGCCCTGACTGGCCTCTTCCTCAACAACGTGGCGATCATCATCGGCGCCATGCTCCTCTCCCCGATCCTGGGGCCGATCTACGGGTTTGCGATCAACATGGCGATCGGGAAGGCGCGCGACGGTATGCGGAGCATCGGCGTTCTTGCAGGGCTGCTCGCCTGTGTCTTCGCCCTCTCGGCCCTGACCACGTTCGCCCTCAACCTCGTCACGCCCCTCGCGATCACCTCAGAGATCCTCTCCCGGACCGAGGTGAGCCCAATCTACATCTTCATGGCGGTCCTGCTGGGGTTCGCGTCGGTGCTCGCCCTCGCGCGCGGGATGTCCGACCTGATCGCCGGCGTCGCCATCGCCGCCGCCCTCCTCCCGCCGACGGCGGTGATGGGGATCGCCCTTGCCATGATGCACCCCTACCTCCTCCCCTCGACAGTGCTCGTCCTGGAGAACGTCATCGGGATGATGGCCGGGGCGCTGATCGCGACTCTCACCCTCAGGATAGGGCCGCGGGAGTATTACGAGCAGGTCGCCGCCCGCCGGTTCATTACGAGAACGGTGCTCTTGATCGTCGTCCTTGCCGCGATCCTCCTCGCCCTCAGCATGGTGCTGACTCCGCTGGTCTGA
- a CDS encoding phosphate uptake regulator PhoU, with product MEIRKVQITGGSSYIVSLPKEWIKASRIGKNDPVGLIVQPDGTLLVTPKIEQEAVQRKKELRVNATTDQTYILRCLIGAYISGYTTIVLSAQGRLPPSIRLRVREFTQMAIGQEVVEETETSITIKDLLNPSEMPFQNTIRRMAVIVKAMQQDGVEALRSGNVALAGDVVARDNDVDRLQWLIARQCNLLLTDANLARKMGISPQMAMNYFLISRIIERIGDHGTRIAKNAIEFHQEGSKGEVVEMIGTASATASKIFDRAMESMFGQDLEGANATIECVEDLEVQARAINREALKFDAAMATAIVSISDSIRRIGEYSGDICENIINNLVNEV from the coding sequence ATGGAAATCCGGAAAGTCCAGATCACCGGCGGGTCATCCTATATTGTCTCCCTCCCGAAGGAGTGGATAAAGGCCTCCAGGATCGGGAAAAATGATCCTGTCGGCCTGATCGTTCAGCCTGACGGCACCCTTCTGGTCACGCCGAAGATCGAACAGGAGGCAGTCCAGAGAAAGAAAGAGTTGCGGGTGAACGCAACCACCGATCAGACCTATATCCTGCGCTGTCTTATCGGGGCGTACATCTCGGGCTATACGACGATCGTCCTCTCTGCACAGGGGCGCCTGCCGCCGTCCATTCGATTGCGCGTGAGGGAGTTCACGCAGATGGCGATCGGGCAGGAGGTCGTGGAGGAGACCGAGACCTCGATCACGATCAAGGACCTGCTGAACCCCTCTGAGATGCCGTTCCAGAATACGATCCGGAGAATGGCCGTCATTGTCAAAGCGATGCAGCAGGACGGGGTCGAGGCGCTGAGGAGCGGGAATGTCGCACTTGCCGGGGATGTCGTTGCGCGCGACAACGACGTCGACCGCCTCCAGTGGCTCATCGCCAGGCAGTGCAACCTCCTGCTGACCGATGCAAACCTCGCCAGAAAGATGGGGATCAGCCCCCAGATGGCGATGAACTATTTCCTGATCTCGCGGATCATCGAGCGTATCGGGGACCACGGGACGCGGATCGCAAAGAACGCGATCGAGTTCCACCAGGAGGGTTCAAAGGGCGAGGTGGTCGAGATGATCGGCACGGCAAGTGCGACCGCCTCAAAGATCTTCGACCGGGCGATGGAGTCGATGTTCGGTCAGGACCTGGAAGGGGCCAATGCCACGATCGAATGCGTCGAGGATCTCGAGGTGCAGGCGAGGGCGATCAACAGGGAAGCGCTGAAATTCGATGCGGCGATGGCGACGGCGATTGTGTCCATTTCAGACAGTATCCGGAGAATCGGAGAATATTCAGGGGATATCTGCGAGAACATCATCAATAATCTGGTCAACGAGGTATGA